One genomic window of Aethina tumida isolate Nest 87 chromosome 3, icAetTumi1.1, whole genome shotgun sequence includes the following:
- the LOC109599443 gene encoding uncharacterized protein LOC109599443, producing MCSMIFCGFKPFFLNTGNVNLIRTRLYSSSPGKISKKIGFIGDGSMAKAICKSIQGRGLIDYSQTYVSSPYIKNLDSWKKLGSNVTTDNAVVASEADLIILAVKPHMLKEAIDTMSKSSLQSKIKNKLFMSILAGLTTKHLEYMLCRFEGSRVVRVMPNTPMLVGEGCTVYCAGSTATEDDLTLVHKILEVTGVCEKVPERMINAIGAVSSSGPAFVYLFIEALSDGGVKMGLHRKMATEFAAQTVMGSAKMVLETQKHMGTLKDEVCSAGGQTIAGIHALERGGVRGAVMDAVEATALRAFELGEENK from the exons AAATGTTAATTTGATTAGAACTAGATTATATTCGAGTAGTCCtggaaaaatttcaaaaaaaattggttttattgGTGATGGCAGTATGGCAAAAGCCATTTGTAAAAGTATTCAAGGAAGAG gcTTAATAGACTATTCTCAAACATATGTGTCAAGTccctatattaaaaatttggattCTTGGAAGAAACTGGGATCAAACGTGACTACGGACAACGCGGTTGTTGCGAGTGAGGCAGATCTGATTATTCTTGCTGTAAAGCCGCACATGCTTAAAGAAGCGATTGATACCATGTCGAAAAGTTCattacaaagtaaaataaaaaataaattgttcatgtCTATTTTAGCCGGGTTGACAACAAAACATCTTGAATAT ATGCTATGTAGATTTGAAGGTTCTCGAGTGGTTAGAGTAATGCCAAACACCCCAATGCTTGTAGGTGAAGGGTGTACGGTATATTGCGCCGGCTCAACTGCCACAGAAGACGATTTAACTTTGgtgcataaaattttagaagtaaCCGGAGTATGCGAAAAAGTGCCGGAACGAATGATAAATGCAATCGGTGCTGTATCCTCCAGTGGACCAGCCTTT gtatatttatttattgaggcATTATCAGATGGTGGAGTAAAAATGGGTTTACACAGGAAAATGGCAACAGAATTTGCTGCTCAAACTGTCATGGGATCTGCAAAGATGGTACTGGAAACTCAGAAGCATATGGGCACATTAAAAGATGAAGTTTGTTCTGCTGGTGGTCAAACTATAGCCGGGATCCATGCTCTGGAGAGAGGAGGTGTAAG gggTGCCGTGATGGACGCTGTTGAAGCCACTGCACTTAGGGCGTTTGAGTTAggagaagaaaataaataa
- the LOC109599454 gene encoding pre-mRNA-splicing factor 18, protein MDILKAEIARKRKLLEEKELLGSDKKYFKRGELIAKEKDEYHQKYSLVKEETNKVTTSNTDSASEADVQSNLPFKEVMARLRDRGEPIILFGETELDTFKRLRKLELLEPEVNKGFRNDFQEAMEQVDQAYLDELLTSADDSKLDNKSKSKQEEVIKSHEEIGEMAKKMGRGDKEHDMTVIVHFIQLILAKWSEQLQNRSAEEKSGTKGKLAGATHKQTQDYLKPLLRKLKSFTLPEDILESLTEIVVHLLNRNYLKASDAYLQMAIGNAPWPIGVTMVGIHARTGREKIFSKNVAHVMNDETQRKYIQALKRLMTKCQEYYPTDPSRCVEYQAFGTTK, encoded by the exons ATGGACATATTAAAGGCAGAAATTGCAAGAAAACGAAAACTCTTGGAGGAGAAGGAACTACTT GGGTCTGAtaagaaatactttaaaagagGGGAACTAATTGCTAAAGAAAAAGATGAATATCATCAAAAATACTCTCTAGTCAAAGAGGAAACAAACAAAGTGACAACTTCAAACACAG ATTCTGCATCTGAGGCTGATGTTCAAAGTAATTTACCATTCAAAGAAGTCATGGCTAGGCTGCGTGATAGGGGAGAGCCCATAATATTGTTTGGTGAAACAGAATTGGATACTTTTAAAAGATTAAGAAAACTAGAGTTATTAGAACCTGAAGTCAATAAA GGCTTTcgaaatgattttcaagaagCAATGGAACAAGTGGATCAAGCTTATTTAGATGAATTATTAACTTCTGCTGATGACTCCAAATTggacaataaatcaaaaagtaaGCAGGAGGAAGTTATTAAAAGTCATGAAGAAATTGGAGAAATGGCCAAAAAGATGGGTAGAGGAGATAAGGAACATGATATGACAGTCATAgtacattttatacaa tTAATATTGGCGAAATGGAGCGAACAATTGCAGAATAGATCAGCGGAGGAAAAATCAGGTACCAAAGGAAAGCTGGCCGGTGCAACTCATAAACAAACTCAAGATTATCTTAAACCATTACTTAGAAAATTGAAGTCTTTCACATTACCAGAAGATATTTTGGAAAGTTTAACTGAGATTGTAGTCCACCTTCTTAATCGTAATTATCtaaag gctAGTGATGCTTACCTTCAAATGGCAATTGGTAATGCGCCTTGGCCAATTGGTGTAACCATGGTTGGTATACACGCCCGTACAGGCAGAGAAAAGATTTTCTCCAAAAATGTGGCGCACGTAATGAATGACGAaactcaaagaaaatatatacaagCCCTTAAAAGACTAATGACTAAATGTCAAGAATACTATCCAACTGATCCATCAAGGTGTGTGGAGTACCAGGCATTTGGCACAACTAAGTAA
- the LOC109599460 gene encoding c-Myc-binding protein homolog, whose product MTTNQNFKPSEGKREEFRKYLEKNGVMDALTKVLVSLYEEVEKPEDALLFIRDKLAIQAGIETYDQQSEKIREMEGKITELEETIVQLKNAAAEAEATVAVVEEGAEPEMDPDFQISPPEGETEAEALPPPTESTEAPPE is encoded by the exons ATGACTACAAACCAAAACTTCAAG cCGTCCGAAGGGAAACGTGAGGAATTTAGAAAATACCTAGAAAAAAATGGGGTTATGGATGCCTTAACAAAAGTATTAGTTAGTTTGTACGAGGAAGTAGAGAAGCCAGAAGATGCTTTACT TTTTATACGCGACAAGCTTGCAATCCAAGCTGGAATTGAAACCTATGACCAGCAATCTGAGAAAATTAGGGAGATGGAGGGCAAAATAACGGAACTAGAAGAAACTATAGTGCAATTGAAGAATGCAGCTGCAGAAGCTGAAGCTACAGTTGCTGTAGTAGAAGAGGGTGCAGAACCAGAGATGGATCCAGATTTCCAGATATCACCACCAGAGGGTGAAACTGAAGCAGAGGCACTTCCACCACCAACAGAAAGTACTGAGGCTCCAccggaataa
- the LOC109599463 gene encoding prefoldin subunit 3 encodes MEDKNNTELGDKKSYAGIPEAEFVEDVDSYMARAENNGNVDEALKKLDSQHAKYKLMEINLLAKKRRLLSQVPDLKRSLSTIEKLEQQKDEFETQFLLSDQVFAKALVPPTEHVCLWLGANVMLEYELEDAKKLLSQNISAATRNLGYVEHDLDFLRDQFTTTEVNMARVFNWDVKRRQAAKAAASK; translated from the exons atgGAAGACAAGAATAACACAGAACTTGGAGATAAGAAGTCGTATGCTGGCATCCCAGAAGCCGAATTTGTA gaaGATGTAGATTCATATATGGCAAGAGCTGAAAATAATGGTAACGTGGACGAGGCATTGAAAAAATTAGACAGCCAACATGCAAAGTAcaaattaatggaaattaatttgttggcTAAGAAGAGACGATTATTAAGTCAAGTACCTGATTTGAAACGATCCCTCAGTACAATTGAAAAACTTGAACAACAAAAAGATGAATTTGAAACTCAATTCTTATTAAGTGATCAAGTGTTTGCGAAAGCACTTGTGCCTCCTACAGAACATGTATGTTTATGGCTAGGTGCGAATGTCATGCTTGAATATGAACTGGAGGATGCCAAGAAATTACtctctcaaaatatttctgCTGCTACAAGAAATTTAGGATATGTCGAGCATGACCTTGACTTTTTAAG GGATCAGTTTACAACTACAGAAGTAAATATGGCAAGAGTTTTTAATTGGGATGTAAAAAGACGCCAAGCAGCAAAAGCAGCAGCCAGCAAATAA
- the LOC109599456 gene encoding membrane-bound transcription factor site-2 protease: MEMYLSLVVIFIIYCILLFFDMFFKTCAHYPYIRFLDGTGFKIKPLQIDWTTKAFNRLLIRFGNKHPWFWEVWFTLGLYVSLVLLPISTYYLFTSFFQNFSSSVSSNVITIEPIVPGINLPLSELGYYSFSLVLCSIVHEAGHALAAVRENVNLECVGINIIFILPIAYVILGTEKLFSLKNNKILKILCAGVWHNIVLSLVAYSLYLLLPHLFSFVYHVNQGVTVTQISKFSPLLGPRGLKVGDAITKINDCEVYNEESWVNCIKSIHTRKSGFCVHTDIVHDLDESIPLKHLDNGYLDCCKPDKQNFCFENVDSVSSDGILKMPSHVCLPARTIVEKTVHFCSFEPHECPDDLFCFRPLIENYTNLFKIVKSDNSNVIYSGPVLDVYRTVDISPFIINLIFNTTFIADVTMKVLKYITIFSLGLAIINVIPCWFMDGQYIINILGSIGLLNSLGKKKTQLSVFLITTLFTFVLIFHCLFNLWKMLAS, translated from the exons ATGGAAATGTATCTGAGTTTAGTtgtgatttttataatctattgtatcttattattttttgacatgttttttaaa ACTTGTGCACATTATCCATACATTCGATTTTTGGACGGAAcaggatttaaaattaaaccactACAAATTGACTGGACTACTAAAGCTTTCAACAggcttttaattagatttggcAACAAACATCCATGGTTTTGGGAAGTTTGGTTTACATTAGGGTTGTATGTGAGCTTGGTCCTCCTTCCTATTTCAACTTATTATCTATTCACTTcattctttcaaaattttagttcTTCGGTTTCAAGTAATGTTATAACAATAGAGCCAATTGTTCCTGGAATTAATTTACCATTATCTGAGCTGGGTTATTACAGTTTCAGTCTAGTTTTGTGTAGTATAGTTCATGAGGCAGGCCATGCCTTGGCTGCAGTAAgggaaaatgtaaatttagaaTGTGTGGGAATTAATATAATCTTTATACTGCCAATTGCATATGTAATACTAGGAACAGAAAAATTattctctttaaaaaataataagattttaaaaatattatgtgcaGGGGTGTGGCACAATATTGTGTTAAGTTTGGTAgcttattcattatatttgttactgccacatttattttcatttgtttacCATGTTAATCAGGGGGTGACTGTAActcaaatttcaaagttttcgCCTTTACTTGGACCTCGAGGCCTTAAAGTCGGTGAtgcaataactaaaattaatgattgtgAAGTTTATAATGAAGAAAGTTGGGTCAATTGCATTAAATCAATACACACTCGAAAATCTGGTTTTTGTGTACATACCGATATCGTTCATGATTTAGATGAAAGTATACCTTTAAAACACCTTGACAATGGATACTTGGATTGTTGTAAAccagataaacaaaatttctgtTTTGAAAATGTGGATAGTGTTTCTTCAGATGGTATTTTAAAGATGCCTAGCCATGTATGTTTGCCAGCACGAACAATTGTGGAGAAAACTGTCCATTTTTGTTCATTTGAGCCACATGAGTGCCCTGACGACTTATTCTGTTTTAGACcactaatagaaaattatacaaatttgtttaaaattgtaaagagCGATAATTCAAATGTTATATATTCTGGGCCTGTATTAGATGTATATAGAACAGTTGATATTTctccatttataataaacctcATATTTAATACTACTTTCATAGCAGATGTTACTAtgaaagttttgaaatatataactatATTTTCTTTGGGTTTAGCAATTATCAATGTAATACCTTGTTGGTTTATGGATGGtcaatacattataaatattctaggGAGTAttggtttattaaatagtCTAGGCAAGAAGAAAACACAATTgtctgtatttttaataactactttatttacatttgtattaatctttcattgtttatttaatttatggaaaATGTTAGCTTCATGA
- the LOC109599457 gene encoding LYR motif-containing protein 2: MTSTAKPILSLKHFILKQEVKNLYRRIFKAIRQVPELSHQQELKEWARRDFRMNAHHTDEITIKMYLKYGERCLRELENSLSLAK; encoded by the exons ATGACTAGTACAGCGAAACCTATTTTATCATTGAAACAT tttattttgaaacaagAAGTAAAAAATCTATACAGAAGAATATTTAAAGCAATAAGACAAGTACCTGAACTAAGCCACCAACAAGAGTTAAAGGAGTGGGCCAGAAGGGATTTTAGGATGAATGCACATCATACTGAtgaaataactattaaaatgtatttaaaatatggtgaAAGATGTTTAAGGGAACTTGAGAATAGTTTAAGTTTAGCAAAATAA